One stretch of Tachysurus fulvidraco isolate hzauxx_2018 chromosome 12, HZAU_PFXX_2.0, whole genome shotgun sequence DNA includes these proteins:
- the eipr1 gene encoding EARP-interacting protein homolog isoform X2, giving the protein MGDGKRVISLAESHIMLWDLQESSTKATISSSATLEGKGQLKFTSGKWSPHHNNNQLATANDTAIRGWDLRSMSQIYCIENAHGQLVRDLDFNPNKQYYLASCGDDCKVKFWDVRHINEPVKIMEEHSHWVWSVRYNHSHDQLLLTASSDSRVILSNMVSISSEPFGHLVDDDDLSDSEENHHEEKSKEPLQDSIIATYEEHEDSVYAAEWSSADPWLFASLSYDGRLVINKVPRALKYRILL; this is encoded by the exons ATGGGCGATGGCAAGCGCGTGATCTCTCTGGCTGAAAGCCACATCATGCTCTGGGACCTTCAGGAAAGCTCCACCAAGGCCACG ATCTCAAGCAGTGCCACCTTGGAAGGCAAAGGGCAGCTAAAATTCACCTCGGGTAAATGGAGCCCccaccacaacaacaaccagCTGGCCACCGCCAACGACACAGCCATTCGAGGATGGGACCTTCGCAGCATGAG TCAGATCTACTGCATTGAGAATGCCCATGGGCAGTTGGTGCGAGACTTGGACTTCAACCCCAACAAGCAGTACTACCTGGCCAGCTGCGGGGACGACTGTAAGGTCAAATTCTGGGACGTGAGACACATCAACGAGCCTGTCAAAATCATGGAGGAGCACTCCCACTG GGTGTGGAGTGTGAGGTATAACCACTCCCATGACCAGCTGCTGCTTACAGCCAGCAGTGACAGCAGAGTGATCCTGTCAAACATGGTTTCCATTTCCTCTGAGCCCTTTGGCCACCTCGTAGATGACGATGACCTCAGTGACAGCGAGGAGAATCATCATGAGGAAAA GAGCAAAGAGCCACTCCAGGACAGCATCATCGCTACATACGAGGAGCACGAGGACAGCGTGTATGCAGCGGAGTGGTCATCAGCCGACCCCTGGCTCTTCGCTTCACTCAGTTATGACGGGAGGCTAGTGATTAACAAAGTGCCCCGGGCTCTGAAATACCGCATTTTACTGTAG